One region of Quercus lobata isolate SW786 chromosome 2, ValleyOak3.0 Primary Assembly, whole genome shotgun sequence genomic DNA includes:
- the LOC115966877 gene encoding uncharacterized protein LOC115966877, with translation MAIILRFVDKNDFIKEYFFHVVHVRDTTALTLKNEIYAVLSRYNLHIENIQGQGYNGSIIAFTEVKVVHQFYDHLTNIINIVIGSSKRNDELQYAQGEQIENMIASNEIETERGENQIKIMGITNILFQALQQHSQDLLNAMHLVSTTKSLIQKLRDDGREPLHASVTSFCGQHEIDIPDLNARYTKARGRYRYQDETLTTIEHHLRIDIFTVSIDFQLQELNSRFCVLTADLLSLSSALNPKDAFRSFKIGDICNSAKRYYPQDFTKQEICLLKHQLQHYELDVTKHPDFQNMGTISELCRGLKISGKSKFYHLIDRLIRLVLTLPVSTATTE, from the exons ATGGCTATTATTTTGAGGTTTGTTGACAAAAATGATTTCATTAAAGAGTATTTCTTTCATGTTGTGCATGTTAGAGATACTACTGCGTTGACCCTAAAGAATGAGATATATGCTGTCCTTTCTCGTTACAACCTTCACATTGAGAATATTCAAGGTCAAGGGTATAATGGATCTA TTATAGCATTTACAGAAGTAAAAGTTGTTCATCAATTCTATGATCATTTGACTAATATTATCAATATTGTCATTGGTTCTAGTAAGCGTAATGATGAATTGCAATATGCTCAAGGGGAACAAATTGAGAATATGATTGCTTCCAATGAAATTGAGACTGAAAGAGGAGAAAACCAAATTA AGATTATGGGAATTACTAATATTCTTTTCCAAGCTTTGCAACAACATTCTCAGGATCTTTTAAATGCCATGCATTTAGTTTCAACTACAAAATCACTTATTCAAAAGTTGAGAGATGATGGACGGGAGCCTTTACATGCTAGTGTTACATCATTTTGTGGACAACATGAAATTGATATTCCTGATTTAAATGCTCGTTACACTAAAGCTCGAGGTAGATACCGTTATCAAGATGAAACTTTGACTACAATAGAACATCATTTAAGAATTGACATATTTACAGTTTCAATAGATTTTCAATTGCAAGAATTGAATAGTAGATTTTGTGTGCTAACAGCAGATCTTCTCAGTCTTAGTTCAGCATTAAATCCTAAGGATGCTTTTAGATCATTCAAAATTGGTGATATTTGCAATTCGGCTAAAAGATATTATCCTCAAGATTTCACTAAGCAGGAAATTTGTCTTTTGAAGCATCAATTGCAACATTATGAGCTTGATGTGACAAAGCATCCAGATTTTCAGAATATGGGTACAATATCTGAGCTATGTAGGGGATTAAAAATTTCAGGAAAGtctaaattttatcatttaattgaTAGACTGATTCGTCTTGTGTTAACTCTTCCAGTTTCTACAGCAACTACAGAATGA
- the LOC115975926 gene encoding uncharacterized abhydrolase domain-containing protein DDB_G0269086-like: protein MVSRKVLSVERFVPSARQSNQPPNPEGRGQVPQPSPPPQAGRARKKQKVTDQPSTCPGEVAAQTPPRPTGGIVIREPPTEAGTGGASSSQVAPAWEPKILLDGKPLPSTACIRMWDKGEGGRIAQSLAEALQLPEDVHAFEDGSEESVGRRLEWHAIAAAQMAHIVAARARELAEESEREKEAREAAVKTAKEKLKAAESAEKKAAVAEKNRSLAEKRCAELLTQQNETELKLAQAISLNTSNAEEIADLRAGLAAAEQKWYDVGFADAENSVEPVVARARNMGFEAGWFAALQAMGVPEDSHLRDPGQIPFPSPAPAAQGTPVAIDEEETASMRELVEQIDAHAEPEEMEVTSIPTVQELLGDAPPFSLAGQQEVIPPNQPPR from the exons ATGGTATCTAGAAAAGTGCTGTCGGTAGAACGGTTTGTGCCCAGTGCCCGACAATCCAATCAGCCCCCTAATCCAGAGGGCCGGGGTCAAGTGCCGCAGCCTTCACCCCCACCGCAGGCCGGACGTGCCCGGAAGAAGCAAAAGGTCACCGATCAACCTTCCACTTGCCCGGGCGAGGTCGCTGCCCAGACTCCTCCCCGTCCAACAGGTGGTATTGTTATCCGTGAGCCGCCGACTGAAGCCGGCACGGGGGGcgcgtcctcctcccaagtggctCCTGCGTGGGAGCCGAAGATCCTTCTGGACGGCAAACCATTGCCGTCAACCGCCTGCATTCGGATGTGGGATAAAGGCGagggcggccgtattgcccaatCTTTGGCCGAAGCTCTCCAACTTCCCGAGGATGTGCATGCTTTCGAGGATGGATCCGAGGAGTCCGTagggcgccggttagagtggcacgccattgcg GCTGCTCAAATGGCCCACATTGTGGCTGCTCGGGCACGGGAGCTTGCTGAGGAGAGCGAGCGCGAGAAGGAGGCGCGCGAGGCGGCGGTGAAAACGGCTAAGGAAAAACTGAAGGCCGCCGAGTCTGCTGAGAAAAAGGCTGCAGTTGCCGAGAAGAACCGGTCCCTTGCCGAGAAAAGGTGTGCGGAGCTCCTAACCcagcagaatgagacggagCTTAAGCTAGCCCAAGCTATCAGCCTTAACACCTCCAATGCCGAGGAGATAGCTGACCTTAGGGCAGGCTTGGCAGCCGCGGAGCAGAAATGGTATGATGTCGGCTTTGCTGATGCCGAAAACTCTGTAGAGCCGGTGGTTGCTCGGGCTAGGAATATGGgctttgaggccgggtggtttgccgcCCTTCAGGCAATGGGTGTTCCTGAGGATTCGcatctgagagaccccggccaaatcCCATTCCCGAGCCCCGCCCCTGCTGCTCAGGGTACCCCGGTGGCGATTGACGAGGAAGAGACAgccagtatgagggagctggttgagCAAATCGACGCTCACGCCGAGCCTGAGGAAATGGAAGTCACCAGtatcccgactgtgcaggagcttctcggtGACGCCCCGCCTTTTTCTTTGGCCGGCCAGCAGGAAGTGATACCGCCGAACCAACCTCCCCGCtaa